The Malus domestica chromosome 13, GDT2T_hap1 genome includes a window with the following:
- the LOC103451511 gene encoding uncharacterized protein isoform X1 produces MNYISMGFSCEDDFDGKEGEAPLLYETRENQHRSSRCMDVHNHDHHMQVEVDFEFWPVEHPLEPPDEDRPVKCPMPDSSVINIDFVSRKMHLQGGGRREKRLSESNSMRKRTEASSAPGAAYSNQGLMNQTVAAVATPPPVRAVRKRHHHTLTRGDHMISPLRRMPPLPSLPTQSITVFQMLQQFDKFDS; encoded by the exons ATGAACTACATCTCTATGGGATTTTCATGTGAGGATGATTTT GACGGAAAGGAAGGCGAAGCTCCACTTTTATATGAAACGAGGGAGAATCAACACAGAAGCAGCAGGTGCATGGATGTTCATAATCATGACCATCATATGCAGGTTGAAGTCGACTTCGAGTTTTGGCCGGTGGAACATCCTCTTGAGCCACCTGATGAGGATCGCCCTGTCAAATGCCCGATGCCCGACTCTTCTGTCATTAAT ATTGATTTTGTCTCACGTAAAATGCATTTACAGGGAGGAGGGAGGAGGGAAAAAAGGCTTTCAGAGAGCAATAGCATGCGTAAGAGGACAGAAGCATCGTCTGCGCCTGGAGCAGCTTATAGCAATCAAGGATTAATGAATCAGACGGTAGCGGCAGTGGCAACGCCGCCTCCTGTTCGAGCAGTGCGTAAGAGGCACCACCACACTCTCACCCGCGGCGACCATATGATATCACCTCTGAGAAGGATGCcacctcttccttctctcccaaCTCAGAGCATTACCGTCTTTCAAATGCTCCAGCAGTTCGACAAGTTCGACTCTTGA
- the LOC103451512 gene encoding putative clathrin assembly protein At1g25240, translating into MKLWKKAAGLIKDRNSIWVATISRRTSFRNPDLEAIIIKATSHDEATVDYKNFHRVYQWVRTSPLYLKPLLYALSTRMEKTHSWVVALKGLMLMHGIFCCKILSVQKIGRLPFDLSNFCDKHSKPSKTWAYDAFVRAYFTYLDQRSSFFSTLVKKNNSKSDQEEPPLLEELGRLQKWQSLLDMLLEIKPEAISPHRTNNHTYNNNKVYLISEAMICLLTEIFDVYSRVCKGIAGALLRIYAAPGKQEAQMALGVVQKAGVQGEELSLYLEYCMDMGILSTADCPKVEQIPEEDIRDLERIINQASKRKESFMECDRMAAAQMEEDKAIVAMQKPAKKSKTIITDKWEVFEEDLISWVSADTSGFSDVSGYSYNTTSSSAIGVGGQGQYRNPFAPSSKNIIPYHHPVPTAYNHQVLPDLISF; encoded by the coding sequence aTGAAACTGTGGAAAAAGGCTGCCGGGCTAATCAAAGACCGGAACAGCATCTGGGTGGCCACCATCTCACGGCGGACGTCGTTCCGCAACCCCGATTTGGAGGCCATCATCATCAAAGCCACCAGCCACGACGAGGCCACAGTAGATTACAAGAATTTCCACAGGGTGTACCAATGGGTCCGCACCTCTCCGCTCTACCTCAAGCCCCTCCTTTACGCGCTCTCCACACGCATGGAGAAAACTCACTCTTGGGTCGTCGCTCTCAAAGGCCTAATGCTCATGCACGGCATTTTCTGCTGCAAAATCCTCTCCGTCCAAAAGATTGGCCGGCTGCCGTTCGACCTTTCTAACTTCTGCGACAAACATTCTAAGCCCAGCAAGACATGGGCGTACGACGCGTTTGTCCGCGCTTATTTTACGTACTTGGATCAGAGATCCTCATTTTTTAGCACGTTGGTGAAGAAGAACAACAGCAAGTCCGACCAGGAGGAGCCGCCGCTGCTGGAGGAGCTCGGGCGATTGCAAAAGTGGCAGTCGTTGCTCGACATGCTTCTCGAGATCAAGCCGGAAGCGATTAGTCCGCATCGCACTAATAATCACACATACAATAACAACAAGGTTTATCTTATTTCCGAAGCAATGATTTGTTTGCTGACGGAGATCTTCGACGTGTACAGCAGAGTCTGCAAAGGGATTGCCGGCGCGCTGTTGAGGATTTACGCGGCCCCAGGCAAGCAGGAGGCGCAGATGGCGCTCGGGGTGGTTCAGAAGGCGGGGGTTCAAGGGGAGGAGCTCTCATTGTACCTCGAATACTGCATGGATATGGGGATCCTCAGCACGGCGGATTGTCCTAAAGTCGAACAGATCCCGGAAGAGGATATCAGAGACCTCGAACGGATAATTAACCAAGCGTCGAAAAGGAAGGAAAGCTTCATGGAATGCGACCGGATGGCGGCGGCGCAGATGGAGGAGGACAAAGCGATCGTGGCCATGCAGAAACCGGCGAAGAAATCCAAGACGATAATTACGGACAAATGGGAGGTGTTTGAAGAGGATTTGATCAGCTGGGTGAGCGCAGATACATCTGGATTCTCCGATGTGAGCGGATACAGCTACAATACTACGAGCAGTAGTGCTATCGGTGTCGGGGGACAAGGACAATATAGAAACCCTTTTGCGCCGTCGTCGAAAAATATAATACCATATCATCATCCAGTACCTACTGCATATAACCACCAAGTTCTTCCAGATTTGATTAGTTTCTGA
- the LOC103451511 gene encoding uncharacterized protein isoform X2, protein MNYISMGFSCEDDFDGKEGEAPLLYETRENQHRSSRCMDVHNHDHHMQVEVDFEFWPVEHPLEPPDEDRPVKCPMPDSSVINGGGRREKRLSESNSMRKRTEASSAPGAAYSNQGLMNQTVAAVATPPPVRAVRKRHHHTLTRGDHMISPLRRMPPLPSLPTQSITVFQMLQQFDKFDS, encoded by the exons ATGAACTACATCTCTATGGGATTTTCATGTGAGGATGATTTT GACGGAAAGGAAGGCGAAGCTCCACTTTTATATGAAACGAGGGAGAATCAACACAGAAGCAGCAGGTGCATGGATGTTCATAATCATGACCATCATATGCAGGTTGAAGTCGACTTCGAGTTTTGGCCGGTGGAACATCCTCTTGAGCCACCTGATGAGGATCGCCCTGTCAAATGCCCGATGCCCGACTCTTCTGTCATTAAT GGAGGAGGGAGGAGGGAAAAAAGGCTTTCAGAGAGCAATAGCATGCGTAAGAGGACAGAAGCATCGTCTGCGCCTGGAGCAGCTTATAGCAATCAAGGATTAATGAATCAGACGGTAGCGGCAGTGGCAACGCCGCCTCCTGTTCGAGCAGTGCGTAAGAGGCACCACCACACTCTCACCCGCGGCGACCATATGATATCACCTCTGAGAAGGATGCcacctcttccttctctcccaaCTCAGAGCATTACCGTCTTTCAAATGCTCCAGCAGTTCGACAAGTTCGACTCTTGA